A portion of the Tachysurus vachellii isolate PV-2020 chromosome 14, HZAU_Pvac_v1, whole genome shotgun sequence genome contains these proteins:
- the duox2 gene encoding dual oxidase maturation factor 1 isoform X3: protein MTFYDDIYPFYPLQRTSFIFSGSLFAVILVFLTLLVTLLLIVPGIRGRSRTLWTFRIIISLFVGVVIVALNFTCDWAEGWLKANTTYKSFSNAVVNAEVGLHVGLYGINITLRGDPVVQFNETIDYNEMFTWAGVIGNDYFDALEKGLPNPILYIAEKFTLNSPCSLIYQYQYSGKYASATLWTAFCCWIVANILFSMPVILYGGFMTVATAAFIFFSLASFSTIYNIPQCSFSIGLLCAAIGFVVILLDCLIPEKMKEAFSVGVDEDDDNDMYSISEGYINTSFLDGMSLEGVSVKRTNQEPQQISSLTKL, encoded by the exons ATGACTTTCTACGATGACATTTACCCATTCTATCCGCTACAAAGAACCTCGTTCATTTTCAGCGGCAGCCTTTTCGCTGTCATCCTGGTTTTCTTGACTCTGCTTGTCACCTTGCTCCTCATTGTGCCCGGGATACGTGGCCGATCG agGACTCTTTGGACATTCAGGATAATTATAAGCTTATTTGTAGGAGTGGTTATAGTTG CTTTAAACTTTACCTGTGACTGGGCTGAAGGGTGGTTGAAGGCCAACACTACGTACAAATCCTTCAGTAATGCTGTGGTGAATGCTGAGGTGGGTCTGCATGTGGGCCTGTATGGAATTAACATCACACTCAGAG GAGATCCTGTCGTACAGTTCAACGAGACTATAGACTACAATGAAATGTTCACATGGGCTGGTGTCATAGGTAATGATTATTTTGATGCCCTGGAAAAAGGTCTTCCCAACCCCATCCTGTACATTGCTGAGAAGTTCACCCTCAATAGCCCCTGCAGTCTCATCTATCAGTACCAGTACTCGGGCAAATACGCTTCGGCCACCCTGTG GACAGCTTTTTGCTGCTGGATAGTGGCCAACATCCTCTTCTCAATGCCAGTCATCCTCTACGGCGGCTTCATGACGGTTGCTACAGCAGCTTTTATCTTCTTCTCCTTGGCCTCCTTTTCCACAATATACAACATCCCTCAGTGCAGCTTCTCTATAG GTTTATTGTGTGCAGCGATTGGTTTTGTAGTTATTCTGTTGGATTGCCTGATTCCAGAGAAGATGAAGGAAGCTTTCAGTGTCGGGgtggatgaggatgatgataatgacaTGTACTCAATATCAGAAGGCTACATCAACACCAGCTTCTTAGATGGAATGAGTTTAGAAGGCGTGAGTGTAAAAAGAACGAATCAGGAACCACAGCAGATCTCCTCTTTAACT AAGCTTTAA
- the duox2 gene encoding dual oxidase maturation factor 1 isoform X1 encodes MQMKSNPRRCEDIKDAHRLGKTIPPGLRLSCTFCAHFALFLVLTALAHGFGEKMTFYDDIYPFYPLQRTSFIFSGSLFAVILVFLTLLVTLLLIVPGIRGRSRTLWTFRIIISLFVGVVIVALNFTCDWAEGWLKANTTYKSFSNAVVNAEVGLHVGLYGINITLRGDPVVQFNETIDYNEMFTWAGVIGNDYFDALEKGLPNPILYIAEKFTLNSPCSLIYQYQYSGKYASATLWTAFCCWIVANILFSMPVILYGGFMTVATAAFIFFSLASFSTIYNIPQCSFSIGTESFEPVYSHSFWLAIATGLLCAAIGFVVILLDCLIPEKMKEAFSVGVDEDDDNDMYSISEGYINTSFLDGMSLEGVSVKRTNQEPQQISSLTKL; translated from the exons ATGCAAATGAAGTCGAACCCCAGGAGGTGTGAGGATATAAAAGATGCTCACCGCCTTGGAAAGACAATTCCCCCTGGACTGCGACTATCCTGCACGTTTTGTGCACACTTTGCCTTGTTTCTTGTTCTTACAG CTTTAGCGCACGGATTTGGAGAGAAGATGACTTTCTACGATGACATTTACCCATTCTATCCGCTACAAAGAACCTCGTTCATTTTCAGCGGCAGCCTTTTCGCTGTCATCCTGGTTTTCTTGACTCTGCTTGTCACCTTGCTCCTCATTGTGCCCGGGATACGTGGCCGATCG agGACTCTTTGGACATTCAGGATAATTATAAGCTTATTTGTAGGAGTGGTTATAGTTG CTTTAAACTTTACCTGTGACTGGGCTGAAGGGTGGTTGAAGGCCAACACTACGTACAAATCCTTCAGTAATGCTGTGGTGAATGCTGAGGTGGGTCTGCATGTGGGCCTGTATGGAATTAACATCACACTCAGAG GAGATCCTGTCGTACAGTTCAACGAGACTATAGACTACAATGAAATGTTCACATGGGCTGGTGTCATAGGTAATGATTATTTTGATGCCCTGGAAAAAGGTCTTCCCAACCCCATCCTGTACATTGCTGAGAAGTTCACCCTCAATAGCCCCTGCAGTCTCATCTATCAGTACCAGTACTCGGGCAAATACGCTTCGGCCACCCTGTG GACAGCTTTTTGCTGCTGGATAGTGGCCAACATCCTCTTCTCAATGCCAGTCATCCTCTACGGCGGCTTCATGACGGTTGCTACAGCAGCTTTTATCTTCTTCTCCTTGGCCTCCTTTTCCACAATATACAACATCCCTCAGTGCAGCTTCTCTATAGGCACGGAATCCTTTGAACCTGTATATAGCCATTCCTTCTGGTTAGCCATCGCCACTG GTTTATTGTGTGCAGCGATTGGTTTTGTAGTTATTCTGTTGGATTGCCTGATTCCAGAGAAGATGAAGGAAGCTTTCAGTGTCGGGgtggatgaggatgatgataatgacaTGTACTCAATATCAGAAGGCTACATCAACACCAGCTTCTTAGATGGAATGAGTTTAGAAGGCGTGAGTGTAAAAAGAACGAATCAGGAACCACAGCAGATCTCCTCTTTAACT AAGCTTTAA
- the apba2a gene encoding amyloid-beta A4 precursor protein-binding family A member 2, producing the protein MALRQSQGSREVPDHPQCVSSLPEQTAKHFRDRGDPEEHHSSNTESQSSTPVPASFCPIDGSVSGEDFDHRDSPIHHDSMEEDSLSEYDNVGSEEEEEQDYEEDEELHTDADGMTYYVHCCPEDESYLEGIDCQEGTESNNRPSTSREPDTQGNSGDTWEFSEGFYEVIQQGTEELVHKCPEPITKSTFIQAPMAEDEEDDEEDADDVDEEDNDDDDDAVEEDETYFDYEQENAGGNQDENVYKGQCDLEEDSKNPIQGSNYSNGMIRAEVDLSRDYRVDKSIPEKCKGDAQRSFTGHRESNKKSNSEVKVDYSGNELGRADKNSKQGSIFRGHQICKEDRGSRNCRLNAMTKPEDTENRDFKKRHSYRDDGREEREDRCSHVRRNSPEDSIGRGHGCPHSYKGKIRRDREWSVDTDKDMNQIVNEVKTKMNVGPQSTGTDRSIAKKSCDDKRISENSQVSLQKDQTSPPKEDNKGQATQSSPQHCTVNPQSETNTSASNHNLSQQGKRNHSFPSFVDVPGPCEPEDLIDGIIFAANYLGSTQLFSDRNPSKSVRMMQAQEAVDKVKCVDKESQSPIEVDLFISTKAIKVLNADTQETMVDDALRTISYIADIGSVVVLMARRRVSQSAALDCNESSLNSAEGRKQYQMICYVFESEDAQLIAQSIGQAFSMAYQEFLRANGINPKDLSQKDYSDILNSQEMYNDDLIHFSNSENCKELHLEKQKGEILGVVIVESGWGSILPTVILACMLNSGPAARSGKLNVGDQIMAVNDTSLVGLPLATCQGIIKGLKNQLQVKLSVVSCPPVTMVLIKRPDLQYPLGFSVQNGIICSLMRGGIAERGGVRVGHRIIEINGQSVVAMAHEKIVHALSVSVGEIHMKTMPAVMFRLLTGQETPMYI; encoded by the exons ATGGCTCTCAGACAAAGCCAGGGTTCCAGGGAAGTTCCTGATCATCCACAATGTGTCTCATCTCTACCAGAGCAGACAGCTAAACACTTCAGAGACAGAGGGGATCCTGAAGAACATCATAGTAGTAACACAGAAagccagtcaagcacaccagTCCCAGCAAGCTTTTGTCCCATTGATGGCTCTGTCTCAGGGGAAGATTTCGATCATAGGGATAGCCCTATCCATCATGACAGCATGGAGGAAGACTCACTGTCTGAATATGATAATGTGGGctcagaggaggaagaagagcagGACtatgaggaagatgaggaacTGCATACAGATGCAGATGGGATGACTTACTATGTTCACTGTTGCCCTGAAGATGAAAGCTATTTGGAAGGAATAGACTGTCAAGAGGGTACTGAGAGTAATAATAGACCAAGTACTTCCAGAGAACCAGATACTCAAGGAAATTCAGGAGATACCTGGGAATTCTCTGAGGGGTTTTATGAAGTGATCCAGCAAGGTACAGAGGAGCTAGTCCACAAATGTCCCGAGCCTATTACAAAGTCTACTTTCATTCAGGCTCCCATGGcagaggatgaagaagatgatgaagaagacgCAGACGACGTAGACGAAGAAgacaacgatgatgatgatgatgctgtggAGGAAGATGAAACATATTTTGATTATGAACAAGAGAATGCAGGAGGAAATCAGGATGAAAATGTCTATAAAGGACAATGTGATTTAGAGGAGGACAGTAAAAACCCAATCCAGGGTTCAAATTACAGTAACGGAATGATTAGGGCAGAAGTGGACTTAAGTAGAGATTACAGAGTGGATAAAAGCATCCCAGAGAAGTGTAAGGGTGATGCTCAGAGGTCATTTACTGGTCACAGAGAAAGTAATAAAAAGAGCAATAGTGAAGTTAAAGTTGATTATTCAGGAAACGAATTGGGCAGGGCAGATAAAAACTCAAAACAAGGGTCGATATTCAGAGGGCATCAGATTTGTAAGGAGGACAGAGGCAGCAGAAACTGCAGACTTAATGCTATGACCAAACCTGAAGACACTGAGAATAGAGATTTTAAAAAGAGACATTCGTACAGAGATGATGGacgagaagaaagagaagacagGTGTTCACATGTGAGGAGAAACAGTCCTGAAGATAGTATAGGCAGGGGACATGGATGTCCTCATAGCTATAAAGGAAAGATCAGAAGGGATAGGGAATGGTCAGTGGACACAGACAAGGATATGAATCAGATtgtaaatgaagtaaaaacaaaaatgaatgtgGGACCTCAGAGCACGGGGACAGATAGAAGTATAGCTAAGAAGTCATGTGATGACAAAAGGATTTCAGAAAATTCACAAGTATCACTGCAGAAAGACCAGACCAGTCCCCCTAAAGAAGACAATAAAGGCCAG GCAACTCAAAGCAGTCCACAGCATTGCACAGTGAATCCACAATCTGAAACGAACACATCGGCAAGCAACCATAATCTCTCTCAG CAAGGAAAGAGAAATCACTCTTTCCCAAGCTTTGTGGATG TCCCAGGCCCATGTGAACCAGAGGACCTCATCGACGGGATCATCTTTGCTGCTAACTACCTCGGGTCCACTCAACTTTTCTCAGACAGAAACCCGTCCAAGAGTGTGCGAATGATGCAAGCTCAGGAAGCTGTGGACAAAGTAAAG tgtgtggaTAAAGAGAGCCAGAGCCCGATTGAGGTTGACCTCTTCATTTCAACAAAGGCCATCAAAGTGCTCAATGCTGACACACAG GAAACAATGGTAGACGACGCTCTTCGGACCATCTCCTACATAGCAGACATTGGAAGCGTGGTTGTCTTGATGGCTCGCAGGCGAGTGTCGCAGTCTGCTGCACTCGACTGTAATGAAAGCAGCCTGAACTCTGCAGAGGGCAGGAAGCAGTACCAAATGATCTGTTACGTCTTTGAGTCTGAGGAT GCCCAGCTCATTGCACAGTCCATTGGGCAGGCGTTTAGTATGGCCTACCAAGAATTTCTGAGAGCAAATGGGATCAACCCTAAGGATCTCAGCCAGAAAGACTACAGTGATATTCTTAATTCACAAGAGATGTACAACGATGATCTCATCCACTTTTCAAACTCTGAGAACTGTAAAGAG CTGCACTTGGAAAAGCAGAAAGGAGAGATTCTTGGGGTTGTGATAGTGGAGTCTGGCTGGGGGTCTATCCTACCCACAGTTATCCTGGCTTGCATGCTGAACAGTGGGCCAGCTGCCCGTTCAGGGAAGCTCAACGTGGGCGATCAGATAATGGCTGTCAATGACACGAGTCTGGTGGGCTTGCCGCTAGCCACGTGCCAGGGCATCATCAag GGCTTGAAGAATCAGTTACAGGTAAAGCTGAGTGTAGTAAGCTGTCCTCCTGTGACCATGGTGCTAATAAAGAGACCAGATCTGCAGTACCCTTTAGGCTTCAGTGTACAGAATGGCATA ATCTGCAGCCTCATGCGAGGTGGAATAGCAGAACGTGGAGGAGTGCGTGTGGGTCATagaataattgaaataaatggaCAGAGTGTAGTTGCCATGGCACATGAGAAAATTGTCCATGCCCTATCGGTGTCTGTCGGAGAG ATTCATATGAAAACTATGCCAGCTGTGATGTTCAGACTGCTAACTGGACAGGAAACGCCAATGTACATCTAA
- the duox2 gene encoding dual oxidase maturation factor 1 isoform X2, with protein MQMKSNPRRCEDIKDAHRLGKTIPPGLRLSCTFCAHFALFLVLTALAHGFGEKMTFYDDIYPFYPLQRTSFIFSGSLFAVILVFLTLLVTLLLIVPGIRGRSRTLWTFRIIISLFVGVVIVALNFTCDWAEGWLKANTTYKSFSNAVVNAEVGLHVGLYGINITLRGDPVVQFNETIDYNEMFTWAGVIGNDYFDALEKGLPNPILYIAEKFTLNSPCSLIYQYQYSGKYASATLWTAFCCWIVANILFSMPVILYGGFMTVATAAFIFFSLASFSTIYNIPQCSFSIGTESFEPVYSHSFWLAIATGLLCAAIGFVVILLDCLIPEKMKEAFSVGVDEDDDNDMYSISEGYINTSFLDGMSLEGVSVKRTNQEPQQISSLTL; from the exons ATGCAAATGAAGTCGAACCCCAGGAGGTGTGAGGATATAAAAGATGCTCACCGCCTTGGAAAGACAATTCCCCCTGGACTGCGACTATCCTGCACGTTTTGTGCACACTTTGCCTTGTTTCTTGTTCTTACAG CTTTAGCGCACGGATTTGGAGAGAAGATGACTTTCTACGATGACATTTACCCATTCTATCCGCTACAAAGAACCTCGTTCATTTTCAGCGGCAGCCTTTTCGCTGTCATCCTGGTTTTCTTGACTCTGCTTGTCACCTTGCTCCTCATTGTGCCCGGGATACGTGGCCGATCG agGACTCTTTGGACATTCAGGATAATTATAAGCTTATTTGTAGGAGTGGTTATAGTTG CTTTAAACTTTACCTGTGACTGGGCTGAAGGGTGGTTGAAGGCCAACACTACGTACAAATCCTTCAGTAATGCTGTGGTGAATGCTGAGGTGGGTCTGCATGTGGGCCTGTATGGAATTAACATCACACTCAGAG GAGATCCTGTCGTACAGTTCAACGAGACTATAGACTACAATGAAATGTTCACATGGGCTGGTGTCATAGGTAATGATTATTTTGATGCCCTGGAAAAAGGTCTTCCCAACCCCATCCTGTACATTGCTGAGAAGTTCACCCTCAATAGCCCCTGCAGTCTCATCTATCAGTACCAGTACTCGGGCAAATACGCTTCGGCCACCCTGTG GACAGCTTTTTGCTGCTGGATAGTGGCCAACATCCTCTTCTCAATGCCAGTCATCCTCTACGGCGGCTTCATGACGGTTGCTACAGCAGCTTTTATCTTCTTCTCCTTGGCCTCCTTTTCCACAATATACAACATCCCTCAGTGCAGCTTCTCTATAGGCACGGAATCCTTTGAACCTGTATATAGCCATTCCTTCTGGTTAGCCATCGCCACTG GTTTATTGTGTGCAGCGATTGGTTTTGTAGTTATTCTGTTGGATTGCCTGATTCCAGAGAAGATGAAGGAAGCTTTCAGTGTCGGGgtggatgaggatgatgataatgacaTGTACTCAATATCAGAAGGCTACATCAACACCAGCTTCTTAGATGGAATGAGTTTAGAAGGCGTGAGTGTAAAAAGAACGAATCAGGAACCACAGCAGATCTCCTCTTTAACT CTTTAA
- the duox gene encoding dual oxidase 1 produces the protein MGLLWSACWTLIVLSLSLTVCATDSGITWEVQRYDGWYNNLANHRRGTAGAPLMRLLSAHYSDGVFQIQGLHLPNARLISNTVSRGPSGYLSVQNRTVLSLFFGFHVMYEIVESRRPGCPAEFMHIPVPKDDPVFGYNSTEQVILQFQRVQWDHSSGQSPNNPRNQVNHVTAWIDGSSIYGTSSSWCDALRSFHGGRLSAGSSKMPKKTTSSNFMWSPPNPCTGQTGPEGLYEFGNAWANENIFTVAEAIVWFRYHNYLATQLHKEHPSWSDEELFQNARKRVIATFQNIAFYEWLPAYLGVSVSPYPGYQQSVDPGISPEFRIVTTCFDLTLLPSGVYMRNRTCHYRKVVNSDGSISPALRFCNSFWNRDNPNIKSHQDVDDLIMGMASQTAEREDNIIAEDIRDYMYGSLQLSRTDAVAMAIQRGRDFGLNSYNHVREALNLPPVKTWGEINPNLNKTNPELFLELSKLYENDINKLELFVGVLLEINQGPGPVISSIVQDQFERIRNADRFWFENKQNGLFTEEEIQAIRKTTYYDVLLRTTTAKSGDLQENVFFWLDGDPCPQPQLITASMLYPCINATTMSYFDSGSKASFGIFVIAVFFFPVVSFLMAYVVAYMRKTKYKRFLKRTQGLTRDKKNHTHGIRAYEWQGYSESPQCVSLEIDEKKRLQIYGENGSPVRTHNIGTQDLLEVFLSNDHQHRALLLKIPKEYDLVLFFENIVQRSQFVEQLQSDLKEMSQNLIVTEMSEKELLKEAVNKEQRAQIVETFFRQAFAKILDIDKSDAGDLSGVSSKRTKEALQCELTGSEFANALGMKPDSPFVESMFSLADKDGNGYLSFQEFFDVLVIFMKGTPEEKSKLLFSMHDIKGEGFLSKEDFCSLLRSFLEISSNVLSKNQAEEAIAAMLHAAGFDNKDHITWKDFHLLLQDHENVLQFAQLNIKGMEMHYMNRLSQHRVSFIVTKTQSSSFRKDGDFVYNCPVDDGQELRQRKKSGFSNPKLYVKPQRARYIRSRVQQKIQQFKRFVENYRRHIVCIGVIYGITVGVVLERCYFYSFQARTSGVTESSMVGIIVSRGSAAAISFLFPYMLLTVCRNLITMCRETFLNRFIPFDSAIDLHRLMAMTAIVLTVTHSLGHLVNLYIFSISELSILACMFPQVFSNNGSEQPLRWTFWFFCTVPGITGIILLFFLAFMYVFASHYFRRISFRGFWITHYIYVLIYVLTVIHGSFALLQEPRFHIYLIPPALLFLLDKLISLSRKKVEIPVLNAELLPSDVTYLEFKRPQGFTYRSGQWVRVACLELGSDEYHPFTLTSAPHEDTLSLHIRAVGPWTSKLREIYSMERLKDLGTYPKLYLDGPFGEGHQEWKDFEVSVLVGGGIGVTPFASILKDLVFKSSAKLKVQCKKVYFIWVTRTQRQFEWVLDLIREVEEMDSQELVSVHIYITQLAEKFDLRTTMLYVCERHFQKVSNRSLFTGLRSVTHFGRPPFLAFFSSLQEVHPEVGKIGVFSCGPPGLTKNVEKACQQINKRDQAHFIHHFENF, from the exons ATGGGTTTGCTCTGGAGCGCATGCTGGACACTAATCgtgctgtctctgtctctgacagTCTGTGCAACAG ACTCCGGCATTACTTGGGAAGTTCAGCGATATGACGGCTGGTATAATAACTTGGCCAACCATCGTCGTGGAACAGCAG GTGCACCTCTTATGCGCCTCCTGTCCGCTCACTACTCAGACGGAGTTTTTCAAATTCAGGGATTGCATCTACCCAATGCACGGCTAATCAGTAACACAGTGTCACGTGGCCCCTCAGGCTACCTATCAGTCCAGAACCGAACAgttctttcattgttttttg GTTTTCATGTGATGTATGAGATTGTGGAATCTCGAAGACCTGGTTGCCCTGCTGAGTTCAtgcacatcccagtcccaaagGATGACCCTGTCTTTGGCTATAACTCCACAGAGCAGGTCATTCTCCAGTTCCAGCGTGTACAGTGGGACCATAGTAGTGGACAGAGTCCAAACAACCCTAGAAATCAG GTGAACCATGTGACAGCATGGATTGATGGCAGCTCAATTTATGGCACCTCCAGTTCTTGGTGTGATGCCCTGAGGAGTTTCCATGGAGGACGTCTGTCTGCAGGCTCTTCTAAAATGCCAAAGAAGACAACCAGTAGCAATTTCATGTGGAGCCCTCCAAACCCCTGCACTGGACAGACTGGTCCAGAGGGGCTCTATG AATTTGGGAATGCCTGGGCCAATGAGAATATCTTCACAGTAGCCGAGGCAATTGTTTGGTTTCGTTACCATAATTATCTTGCTACTCAACTCCACAAGGAACACCCATCGTGGTCAGATGAGGAGCTTTTCCAAAATGCCAGGAAGAGGGTTATTGCCACATTTCAG AACATCGCATTCTATGAATGGCTGCCTGCATATCTAGGAGTCTCAGTGTCCCCATACCCAG gCTATCAGCAATCTGTGGATCCAGGAATTTCTCCAGAGTTTAGGATTGTAACAACGTGTTTTGATTTAACTCTGCTGCCCTCTGGTGTTTATATGAg aaaCAGAACTTGTCACTACAGAAAGGTTGTGAACTCTGATGGGAGTATCTCTCCAGCACTGCGCTTTTGCAACAGCTTTTGGAACAGAGAC AACCCAAATATAAAATCTCACCAAGATGTGGATGATCTGATAATGGGTATGGCTTCACAGACAGCTGAGAGAGAGGACAACATAATTGCTGAGGATATTCGAG ATTACATGTACGGTTCCTTGCAGTTATCACGCACTGATGCTGTGGCTATGGCCATTCAGAGAGGGCGAGACTTTGGGCTGAACAGCTATAACCATGTTAGAGAGGCCCTCAACCTTCCACCTGTCAAGACCTGGGGAGAGATTAATCCCAACCTGAACAAAACTAATCCAGAG TTATTTTTGGAGCTGTCCAAGCTGTATGAAAATGATATCAACAAGTTGGAGCTGTTTGTAGGAGTTCTGTTGGAGATAAATCAGGGACCAGGTCCAGTGATTTCCTCCATTGTCCAGGACCAGTTTGAACGCATCAGAAATGCAGACCGATTCTGgtttgaaaacaaacaaaatgg CTTGTTTACAGAGGAGGAGATCCAAGCTATAAGAAAAACCACATATTATGATGTACTTCTTAGGACCACGACCGCAAAGAGTGGAGACCTACaagagaatgtgtttttttggctAGATG GTGATCCCTGCCCTCAGCCTCAGCTAATCACAGCCTCCATGCTTTACCCTTGTATTAATGCTACTACTATGAGTTACTTTGACAGTGGCAGCAAAGCAAGCTTTGGTATTTTTGTCATTGCCGTTTTCTTCTTCCCTGTAG TGAGTTTCCTCATGGCTTACGTAGTGGCCTATATGCGGAAAACCAAGTACAAAAGGTTTCTGAAAAGGACCCAAGGCCtcacaagagacaaaaaaaaccaCACTCATGGAATCCGAG CCTATGAGTGGCAAGGATATTCGGAGTCTCCTCAGTGTGTCAGTCTGGAGATTGATGAAAAGAAACGGCTTCAGATTTATGGGGAAAATGGGTCCCCTGTGCGCACTCATAACATCGGCACTCAAGACCTCCTCGAGGTGTTTCTGTCCAACGATCACCAGCACCGTGCCCTACTTCTGAAGATCCCCAAGGAATATGATCTG gttttgttttttgagaaCATTGTGCAGAGATCACAGTTTGTGGAACAGCTGCAGTCTGACCTGAAGGAAATGAGCCAGAATCTTATAGTGACCGAGATGAGCGAGAAAGAATTGCTGAAGGAGGCTGTGAACAAAGAGCAGCGAGCTCAGATCGTAGAGACTTTTTTCAGACAGGCATTTGCAAAG ATACTAGATATTGATAAAAGTGATGCAGGAGACCTTAGTGGTGTTTCCTCCAAGAGAACTAAAGAAGCTCTTCAGTGTGAACTCACAGGATCTGAGTTTGCCAATGCACTTGGGATGAAACCTGACTCGCCTTTTGTGGAGTCCATGTTTTCTCTGGCAGATAAGGATGGCAATGGATACCTCTCTTTTCAAGAGTTCTTCGATGTTCTGGTCATTTTCATGAAAG GAACCCCAGAGGAGAAGTCCAAGCTCCTGTTCTCCATGCATGACATTAAAGGAGAAGGTTTCCTGTCTAAGGAAGATTTTTGTTCTTTACTCAG GTCTTTTTTGGAGATATCCAGTAATGTCCTCTCTAAGAACCAGGCAGAGGAGGCTATAGCAGCTATGCTTCATGCGGCAGGCTTTGATAACAAAGATCACATCACATGGAAAGACTTTCACCTCTTATTACAAGATCATGAGAATGTCCTGCAGTTTGCACAACTTAATATCAAAG GAATGGAAATGCATTACATGAACAGACTGAGCCAACATCGTGTATCTTTTATTGTCACAAAGACTCAGag ttccTCTTTTAGAAAAGATGGTGACTTTGTGTACAATTGTCCTGTAGATGATGGACAGGAACTTCGccaaagaaaaaa ATCGGGCTTCTCCAACCCTAAGCTGTATGTAAAGCCTCAGAGAGCACGATACATCAGGAGTCGTGTCCAACAGAAGATCCAACAGTTTAAACGTTTTGTGGAAAACTACCGTCGCCATATTGTATGCATTGGTGTCATCTATGGGATCACTGTTGGGGTTGTTCTGGAGAGATGCTATT TCTACAGTTTTCAGGCTCGCACTTCCGGTGTAACAGAATCCTCCATGGTGGGCATCATAGTGTCCCGAGGTTCTGCGGCTGCCATCTCTTTCTTGTTCCCCTACATGCTCCTCACAGTGTGTCGCAACCTCATAACCATGTGCAGGGAAACCTTCCTCAACAGATTCATTCCCTTTGACTCTGCTATAGATCTGCATCGCCTCATGGCGATGACGGCTATCGTCCTTACAG TTACGCACAGCTTGGGACATTTAGTCAATCTTTACATATTTTCTATCAGCGAGCTCAGCATCCTTGCCTGCATGTTTCCCCAAGTGTTTTCCAATAATGG GTCAGAGCAACCATTAAGATGGACCTTTTGGTTCTTTTGTACAGTACCAG GCATAACAGGAAtcattcttctctttttcttagcTTTTATGTATGTCTTTGCCTCGCACTACTTCAGACGTATTAGTTTCAGAGGGTTTTGGATCACACACTATATTTATGTGCTTATTTATGTCCTG ACAGTGATTCATGGCAGCTTTGCCCTCCTTCAAGAGCCACGATTTCATATCTACCTGATCCCTCCTgcactcctcttcctcctggaTAAGCTCATCAGCCTCAGCAGGAAGAAGGTGGAGATCCCAGTGCTGAATGCTGAGCTGCTCCCCTCAG ATGTGACATATCTAGAATTTAAGCGCCCCCAGGGATTTACCTACCGTTCAGGACAGTGGGTGCGTGTGGCCTGTCTGGAGTTGGGCTCAGATGAGTACCACCCCTTCACACTGACCTCAGCACCTCATGAGGACACCCTCAGCCTACATATCCGCGCTGTGGGACCATGGACCAGCAAGTTGCGAGAGATCTACAGCATGGAGAGACTGAAGGATCTCGGGACTTATCCTAAA CTGTATCTGGATGGACCGTTTGGGGAGGGCCACCAGGAATGGAAAGACTTTGAGGTGTCCGTTCTAGTGGGAGGAGGCATTGGAGTAACTCCATTTGCTTCCATACTAAAGGATCTAGTTTTCAAATCTTCTGCAAAACTCAAAGTTCAATGCAAAAAG GTTTATTTTATCTGGGTGACACGGACTCAGCGTCAGTTTGAGTGGGTGTTGGATCTCATAAGAGAAGTTGAGGAGATGGATTCACAGGAACTGGTGTCTGTACACATCTATATCACTCAGCTGGCAGAAAAGTTTGACCTGAGGACCACCATGCTT TATGTATGTGAGCGCCATTTCCAGAAGGTGTCGAACCGGAGTCTGTTTACTGGCCTGCGTTCTGTCACACACTTTGGTCGTCCACCATTTTTGGCTTTCTTCAGCTCCCTACAGGAAGTTCACCCAGAG GTGGGGAAGATAGGTGTCTTCAGTTGTGGTCCACCAGGACTGACAAAGAATGTAGAGAAAGCCTgccagcagataaacaaacgaGATCAAGCACATTTCATTCATCATTTTGAGAACTTCTAG